In Bacteroidia bacterium, a genomic segment contains:
- the meaB gene encoding methylmalonyl Co-A mutase-associated GTPase MeaB, with product MPLPSRLSADTYTEGIRNGDRLMLSRAITLIESTLPRDQMLAAEVIRNCLPYTGKSYRIGITGIPGVGKSTFIDGFGSFLLSQGYRLAVLAVDPSSTRSGGSILGDKTRMEKLSASPNAFIRPSPTSGNPGGVARNTREVMLLCEAAGYEIIMVETVGVGQSEISVSGMVDFFLLLLMPNAGDELQGIKRGIMELADGLVIHKADGLMVSAARQAMAVFTQAVKLFHHDLPEWQPALKTCSSLTGEGYAEVQDMLFLYRKVATARGFWEQKRNMQASQWLDEAIQQQLLEAFYTDPAIVNKLEKLRTEVVASKISPIEAANILLKESKNH from the coding sequence ATGCCCCTGCCTTCCCGCTTATCGGCTGATACCTATACCGAGGGTATCCGAAATGGCGACAGGCTTATGCTCAGTCGTGCGATTACCCTTATCGAAAGTACACTGCCCCGCGATCAGATGCTGGCTGCTGAAGTGATCCGAAATTGCCTTCCCTATACCGGAAAATCTTACCGGATTGGAATTACCGGGATTCCCGGTGTCGGGAAAAGTACCTTTATTGATGGATTTGGCAGCTTCCTCCTTTCACAAGGATACCGGTTAGCAGTCCTGGCTGTAGATCCATCCAGTACCCGGAGCGGGGGGAGTATTTTGGGGGATAAAACCCGAATGGAAAAATTGTCTGCTTCTCCCAATGCCTTTATAAGACCCTCTCCCACCTCCGGAAATCCTGGCGGCGTAGCCCGCAATACCCGCGAGGTTATGCTCCTTTGCGAGGCGGCAGGTTATGAGATCATCATGGTCGAAACCGTGGGCGTCGGGCAATCTGAAATCAGTGTCTCCGGGATGGTCGATTTTTTCCTGCTACTCCTTATGCCCAATGCCGGAGATGAGCTGCAGGGGATTAAAAGAGGCATTATGGAACTGGCAGACGGTCTGGTCATTCATAAAGCCGATGGCCTTATGGTTTCTGCCGCCCGGCAGGCAATGGCGGTGTTTACGCAGGCCGTAAAATTGTTTCACCACGACCTCCCCGAGTGGCAACCTGCCCTGAAAACATGCTCTTCACTCACAGGGGAAGGGTATGCAGAGGTGCAGGATATGCTGTTTTTATACCGGAAAGTTGCCACTGCCCGTGGATTCTGGGAGCAGAAAAGAAACATGCAGGCCAGTCAATGGCTTGATGAGGCTATTCAACAACAACTCCTGGAAGCGTTTTATACCGACCCTGCGATTGTCAACAAACTGGAAAAACTTCGGACAGAGGTAGTGGCAAGTAAAATTTCCCCAATAGAAGCGGCGAATATCCTGCTCAAAGAAAGTAAAAACCACTAG
- the dnaA gene encoding chromosomal replication initiator protein DnaA, which yields MTTTHVDIWKRCLQLIQEEISDQSFDTWFKPIKPIRLDQNVLTIEVPSQFFYEWLEDHYVAMLKRAVRATLGPDGRLEYSIVIENSVNNGASTVRMPASSHHHSNSTQTLNNQLDVNRPIPNPFVIPGIRKFEVDSNLNSSYTFDTLIEGDCNRLARAAGYAVANKPGITAYNPLFIYSGVGLGKTHLLQAIGNQVKETNPRKAVLYVSSERFINQFVEAVRRGTVNDFMNFYQMIDVLLVDDIQFMSGKEKTQDNFFHVFNHLRQSGKQIVLASDRSPNDMEGMEERLLSRFKWGLSASMQVPDYNTRKQILKSKMYQNGIELPEEVVEYIAHNITTNIRELEGAMISLLAQSSLNRKDVDVDLARSMLQHFVDTVTREITIDSIQQIVGDHLDIEVELMKAKTRKRDIVQARQIAMYFAKEMTQHSLKSIGYHFGGRDHSTVIHALQTVNDLIATDKYFKQNVSEIRKRISVEVN from the coding sequence ATGACAACGACACACGTTGACATATGGAAAAGGTGTCTCCAACTCATTCAGGAGGAGATCTCGGACCAAAGTTTCGACACTTGGTTCAAACCGATTAAGCCCATACGTCTTGATCAGAATGTACTTACCATTGAAGTTCCCAGCCAATTCTTTTACGAATGGCTGGAAGACCACTACGTAGCCATGCTAAAGCGGGCCGTTCGTGCTACCCTGGGTCCCGATGGAAGACTGGAGTATTCGATCGTGATCGAAAACAGTGTAAACAACGGCGCCTCCACCGTCAGAATGCCGGCATCTTCGCATCATCACAGTAATTCCACTCAAACCCTCAACAATCAATTGGATGTAAACAGACCTATACCTAACCCCTTTGTCATTCCAGGTATTCGCAAATTCGAAGTCGACTCTAACCTCAATTCTTCCTATACTTTTGATACCCTCATAGAAGGCGACTGCAATCGTCTTGCCCGCGCTGCGGGTTACGCTGTGGCCAATAAGCCGGGTATTACCGCCTATAATCCTCTTTTTATCTACAGTGGTGTCGGGTTAGGCAAAACGCACCTTCTCCAGGCCATTGGAAATCAGGTGAAAGAAACCAATCCGAGAAAAGCGGTCCTTTATGTTTCTTCTGAAAGATTTATCAACCAGTTTGTAGAAGCGGTAAGAAGAGGCACCGTCAATGATTTTATGAATTTTTACCAGATGATTGATGTCCTCCTTGTCGACGACATTCAGTTTATGTCGGGTAAAGAAAAAACGCAGGATAATTTTTTCCATGTTTTCAATCACCTCCGCCAGTCTGGAAAACAAATTGTGCTGGCGTCAGATCGCTCGCCCAACGATATGGAAGGCATGGAGGAAAGGTTGCTCTCCCGCTTCAAATGGGGACTCAGTGCCAGTATGCAGGTGCCTGACTACAATACCCGCAAACAAATTCTGAAGAGTAAAATGTATCAGAATGGCATCGAACTTCCCGAGGAAGTGGTTGAATATATCGCCCATAATATCACCACCAATATCCGGGAACTGGAAGGTGCGATGATCAGTCTGCTGGCTCAAAGCTCTCTGAATCGCAAAGACGTGGACGTTGACCTGGCGCGTTCCATGTTACAACATTTCGTAGATACGGTTACCAGGGAAATTACCATTGATTCTATTCAGCAGATTGTCGGTGATCATCTCGATATCGAAGTAGAGCTCATGAAGGCCAAAACCCGTAAAAGGGATATTGTACAGGCCCGGCAGATCGCTATGTATTTTGCGAAAGAGATGACACAGCATTCTCTGAAATCGATCGGCTATCATTTTGGGGGAAGGGATCACTCTACGGTTATTCATGCGCTTCAGACAGTCAATGATCTCATAGCAACGGATAAATATTTTAAGCAGAATGTAAGCGAAATCCGCAAACGGATTTCTGTAGAAGTCAACTAA
- a CDS encoding DUF6438 domain-containing protein yields the protein MRLWIYLFLFAGLFACKSSKKASTQAAFPEDFELTIQKTGCHGRCPVYFLSVSANGEVLYQGDAFVDKLGRYKKVLTQETLFALVSELEQANFWEMEEEYNNPAVMDLPSVITTCTMNGRTKKVVNRFEAPEIVSALQEKLDHLIGDGDYLPAEKSEK from the coding sequence ATGCGACTTTGGATCTACCTTTTTCTATTTGCAGGGTTGTTTGCCTGCAAATCATCAAAAAAAGCCTCAACACAAGCCGCTTTCCCTGAGGATTTTGAGTTGACGATTCAGAAAACGGGTTGCCACGGAAGATGCCCGGTCTATTTTCTTTCTGTCTCGGCCAATGGCGAAGTGCTGTACCAGGGCGATGCATTTGTGGATAAATTAGGTCGCTATAAAAAAGTACTCACCCAGGAAACACTTTTCGCCCTTGTCTCTGAACTGGAGCAGGCAAATTTTTGGGAAATGGAAGAAGAATATAACAACCCGGCAGTCATGGACCTCCCTTCCGTCATCACAACCTGCACCATGAATGGCCGTACAAAAAAGGTCGTCAATCGTTTTGAAGCGCCGGAAATCGTCTCTGCATTACAGGAAAAGCTAGACCACCTAATCGGTGATGGCGATTACCTCCCCGCTGAGAAATCAGAGAAATAA
- a CDS encoding zinc ABC transporter substrate-binding protein: protein MKHLPFSSRHAFYSLLYVILQFIPGFVSATGPRVVCTTTFIADMAQNIAGEYAEVISLMPLGGDPHIYEPVPGDAKKIAEADIILKNGLTLEGWLNEMIDNSGTNAYVVTISDGVKPIHSALHENAFDPHAWMDPQNALIYIANIRDALIRIAPAHAAEYRKNYETYREKLQILDDYVTAQILRIPPEHRVLATSHDAFRYYGNHYGLQVVSILGTSTDAEARIEDYNFLVSLIKKYKVPAIFIESTINPKLLLQLAEDLGIKIGGKLYADSLGDTESGADSYEKMIRQNTDLIVAGLMRDGAIKSEEKSLSFLFVILALFILSFSVVVVKLKNPSKTDLSWENYHVEIRGLSVTYDRKTAVSNIFIDIEPGYVYGLIGGNGSGKSTLFKSILGLVEADSGTVSINGETVDSVRKYISYIPQKEEIDWTFPATVFDVVLLGRYPHREVFDRLRPEDRKKAENALIQLGIYDLKDKQIGELSGGQQQRAFIARALCQEAELYLFDEPFVGVDITTENKIIEIVKGLAAQGKLVVIIHHDLAKVREYFDRLIMINQRIIAIGDTEEVFTDENIKKTYGGRLTILQKTETIL, encoded by the coding sequence ATGAAACATTTACCTTTTTCCAGCAGACACGCTTTTTATAGTTTACTATATGTTATACTTCAGTTTATTCCTGGTTTTGTATCGGCCACCGGCCCCCGGGTTGTCTGTACAACCACCTTTATCGCCGACATGGCGCAAAACATTGCCGGTGAATACGCCGAAGTGATATCGCTTATGCCACTGGGTGGCGACCCTCATATTTATGAGCCCGTGCCCGGTGACGCCAAAAAAATTGCTGAAGCTGATATTATTCTCAAAAACGGATTGACACTGGAAGGCTGGCTCAATGAAATGATTGACAACTCTGGAACCAATGCCTATGTAGTGACGATTTCAGACGGAGTCAAACCCATCCATAGTGCCCTGCATGAAAATGCGTTTGACCCCCATGCCTGGATGGATCCGCAAAATGCGCTAATCTATATCGCCAATATCCGCGATGCGTTGATACGGATAGCACCCGCACATGCTGCCGAATACAGAAAAAACTATGAAACCTATCGGGAAAAACTCCAGATACTGGATGATTATGTAACTGCGCAGATTTTACGGATACCTCCGGAGCATCGGGTCCTGGCAACTTCACATGATGCGTTTCGATATTATGGCAATCATTATGGACTTCAGGTAGTTTCTATTCTTGGGACTTCTACGGATGCTGAAGCCAGAATCGAAGATTATAACTTTCTCGTTTCCCTGATCAAAAAGTATAAAGTCCCTGCAATCTTTATCGAATCAACCATCAACCCCAAACTTCTGCTGCAACTGGCCGAAGACCTGGGAATAAAGATTGGTGGAAAACTCTACGCTGATTCGCTTGGCGATACAGAAAGTGGGGCAGACTCCTATGAAAAAATGATCCGCCAAAACACGGACCTGATTGTCGCCGGGCTGATGCGTGATGGCGCTATAAAAAGCGAGGAAAAAAGCCTGAGTTTTCTTTTTGTTATCCTGGCGTTGTTTATCCTCTCTTTTTCTGTAGTGGTAGTGAAGTTAAAAAATCCTTCAAAAACAGACCTTTCATGGGAAAACTACCATGTAGAAATACGGGGACTATCGGTTACTTATGACAGAAAAACTGCTGTATCTAATATTTTTATCGACATCGAGCCCGGCTATGTATATGGACTAATCGGGGGCAATGGTTCGGGTAAGTCAACCCTGTTTAAATCAATTCTCGGATTGGTAGAAGCTGATTCGGGCACCGTCAGCATAAACGGCGAAACGGTTGATTCTGTGAGGAAATATATTTCATACATCCCGCAGAAGGAAGAAATAGACTGGACTTTTCCTGCTACAGTATTTGATGTCGTTTTGCTGGGCCGTTACCCCCACCGGGAAGTATTTGACAGGTTACGCCCGGAAGACCGCAAAAAAGCAGAAAACGCGCTGATTCAGTTGGGTATATACGATCTGAAAGACAAACAAATCGGCGAGCTTTCAGGTGGTCAGCAGCAACGGGCGTTTATAGCGCGCGCTTTGTGCCAGGAAGCGGAACTGTATCTATTTGACGAACCCTTTGTGGGCGTTGATATTACTACAGAGAATAAAATCATAGAAATTGTCAAAGGCCTTGCCGCGCAGGGAAAACTGGTTGTGATCATTCACCATGACCTGGCAAAGGTTCGCGAATACTTTGACCGCCTGATCATGATCAATCAGCGCATTATCGCTATCGGAGATACGGAAGAAGTATTTACTGACGAAAACATCAAAAAAACCTATGGAGGTCGCCTGACAATCCTGCAAAAAACAGAAACGATTCTGTAA
- a CDS encoding iron chelate uptake ABC transporter family permease subunit — protein sequence MEKIIEVFQYDYAIRALYASAMVGIMCGILGCFIVLKNMSLIGDALSHAILPGVVAGFLLAGYSLLGFFTGSVVAGLLAAILITWIQRNVKTHEDAAIGIVFTSMFAIGVMGISWLTRQEGVHLDLKDFLFGNILGISDQDLWMTFSILLFTVLCVIVFYRYFFVTTFESVVAQTLGISVSTMHYFLMLLLSFAVVASLQSVGVILVVAMLITPASTAYLLTTRLQRMIVIAACTGLLSTTLGLLIAIFFETTPGPAMTVTATGLYLSAVLFSPHRGIVSRYVKRIKNRNRVLQEDILKQAVRLHEKKQLTPAALYQKIDINSWRLRNVLRKLRQQGNLTFTQGQLKLTDKGIEGGYALVRAHRLWETYLVKEMGLSEDQIHDNAEKYEHILTDALVDEVARSLGNPHTDPHGSPIPEKSGPLLKSMATLSSGQKAKISSYQINHLVRSDLWKRGIRPMLEFEIGKVDEAEIEINFDGQSISIPVSLAQKIKIEHV from the coding sequence ATGGAAAAAATCATCGAAGTTTTTCAATATGACTACGCCATCCGTGCATTGTATGCTTCGGCGATGGTCGGAATTATGTGCGGCATACTGGGGTGTTTTATCGTCCTGAAGAATATGTCGCTGATCGGAGACGCGCTTTCCCATGCTATTCTACCGGGGGTAGTAGCCGGATTTCTCCTCGCGGGCTACAGTTTACTGGGGTTTTTCACAGGTTCGGTTGTCGCTGGGTTACTGGCAGCCATATTGATTACCTGGATTCAGCGAAACGTCAAAACCCATGAAGATGCTGCGATCGGGATCGTATTTACCTCCATGTTTGCCATAGGGGTAATGGGTATTTCTTGGCTTACCCGCCAGGAGGGCGTACACCTGGATCTCAAAGATTTTCTGTTTGGAAATATCCTTGGAATCTCCGACCAGGATTTATGGATGACATTTTCCATTCTCCTGTTTACGGTATTGTGTGTTATTGTATTTTACCGGTACTTTTTTGTAACGACCTTCGAATCAGTAGTTGCACAGACACTGGGCATTTCGGTAAGCACTATGCATTATTTTCTGATGTTGTTGCTTTCCTTTGCAGTAGTGGCTTCCCTGCAGTCTGTAGGGGTCATCCTTGTCGTGGCCATGCTGATTACGCCAGCATCTACTGCTTATCTCCTGACGACACGATTGCAGCGAATGATTGTCATTGCCGCCTGTACCGGACTTTTATCTACGACATTGGGATTGTTGATTGCGATCTTTTTTGAGACAACCCCCGGACCCGCTATGACGGTGACCGCTACAGGGTTATATTTATCCGCAGTATTATTTTCCCCTCACAGAGGGATTGTCAGCCGATATGTGAAACGGATAAAAAACCGCAATCGGGTATTGCAGGAAGATATTTTAAAGCAAGCCGTGAGGCTTCATGAAAAAAAGCAGCTCACACCCGCAGCCTTGTACCAGAAAATCGATATAAATTCCTGGCGATTGAGAAACGTTTTACGCAAACTCCGCCAACAAGGTAATCTCACCTTTACACAAGGCCAGTTGAAATTAACCGATAAAGGAATTGAAGGTGGTTATGCACTCGTAAGAGCCCACCGTTTATGGGAAACGTATCTGGTAAAAGAAATGGGACTTAGCGAAGATCAGATTCACGATAACGCAGAAAAATACGAACATATTCTGACTGACGCCCTGGTCGATGAAGTGGCCCGGTCGCTGGGAAATCCGCATACCGACCCTCATGGTTCACCCATTCCAGAAAAATCAGGCCCCTTGCTCAAAAGCATGGCAACACTATCGAGCGGACAAAAAGCAAAAATCAGTTCCTATCAGATCAACCATCTGGTGCGGTCAGACCTTTGGAAGAGAGGAATTCGCCCCATGCTGGAATTTGAAATAGGAAAAGTTGATGAAGCAGAAATCGAAATAAATTTTGACGGGCAAAGTATCAGCATCCCTGTTTCTCTGGCACAGAAAATAAAGATCGAACACGTATAG
- a CDS encoding dihydrofolate reductase: MNRIAFFLLSLSLSILLGCAGDSGTNTTTQEEGGDFVYKTEQFADLKILRYKVPGFEILPLQQKKLLYFLSEAALSGRDIIWDQNFKYNLTIRRTLEAIVKSAKADESGDYAKFMEYTKRVWFSNGIHHHYGNEKIMPEFSAEYFAGLVNQADPASLPLMDGESVETFIARITPIMFDPAIAAKKVNLSQDVDNVENSAVNFYEGVSAAEVEAYYNAMTNESDTTPISYGLNTKVVKENGKVTEKTWKVGGMYSDAIEKVVFWLEKAIAVAEDPAQKKSLELLVKYYKTGDLKVFDEYSIAWVADTTSDIDVINGFIEVYNDPKGYKGSFESVVSIRDPEATKRIDAIGKEAQYFEDNSPLMESHKKKNVKGISARVINVVMESGDAAPSTPIGINLPNANWIRAAHGSKSVNLANIVSAYDEASKGSGFLKEFAYSEEEIENARKYGSYADILHTDMHEVIGHASGKIEPGVGTPKETLRGYASTLEEGRADLVALYYIYDQKLIDMGLMESMEVGKTAYDDYILNGMMTQLTRLKLGDNIEEAHMRNRAWISHWAFEKGQPDNVIEKVTRDGKTYFKINDYDKLHDIFGQLLREVQRIKSQGDFEAAKALVENYGVKVDPVLHAEVLERYKSLKSAPYSGFIQPKLVPVMNGDEITDVLIEYPSDFTEQMLYYGDRYSFLPNIN; encoded by the coding sequence ATGAATCGAATTGCATTCTTTTTATTGTCTTTGTCGCTGAGTATCCTGTTGGGATGTGCAGGAGATTCAGGCACAAACACCACTACTCAGGAAGAAGGCGGTGACTTTGTTTATAAAACCGAGCAGTTTGCCGATTTGAAAATCCTTCGGTATAAAGTTCCTGGTTTTGAGATTCTTCCCCTTCAGCAGAAAAAACTGTTGTATTTTCTTTCAGAAGCTGCGCTTTCCGGGAGAGATATCATTTGGGATCAGAATTTTAAATACAACCTCACCATCCGCCGTACACTGGAAGCCATTGTAAAATCAGCCAAAGCTGATGAGTCAGGCGATTACGCTAAGTTTATGGAATACACCAAGCGCGTATGGTTTTCCAATGGCATCCATCACCACTACGGAAACGAAAAGATTATGCCTGAATTTTCGGCGGAATACTTTGCCGGGCTCGTCAATCAGGCTGATCCTGCGTCCCTTCCATTGATGGATGGAGAAAGCGTCGAAACGTTTATTGCGAGAATTACCCCCATTATGTTTGATCCTGCGATTGCTGCCAAGAAGGTAAACCTGAGCCAGGATGTAGACAATGTCGAGAATTCTGCTGTAAACTTTTACGAGGGGGTTTCAGCTGCTGAAGTTGAAGCCTACTACAACGCGATGACCAATGAAAGCGATACAACGCCCATTTCCTATGGCCTGAATACAAAAGTGGTGAAGGAAAACGGAAAGGTTACAGAAAAAACCTGGAAAGTGGGAGGGATGTACTCCGACGCGATCGAAAAAGTAGTTTTCTGGCTGGAAAAAGCAATTGCTGTTGCTGAAGATCCTGCGCAGAAAAAATCCCTGGAACTGTTGGTCAAATACTACAAAACCGGTGACCTGAAAGTTTTTGATGAGTACAGTATCGCGTGGGTTGCCGACACAACCTCAGATATTGATGTGATCAATGGATTTATCGAAGTGTATAATGACCCCAAAGGGTATAAAGGTTCTTTCGAGTCTGTCGTTTCGATCCGGGACCCTGAGGCTACTAAGCGCATTGACGCGATCGGTAAAGAGGCCCAGTACTTTGAGGACAATTCCCCGCTGATGGAAAGCCACAAGAAGAAGAATGTAAAAGGGATTTCGGCACGGGTAATCAATGTGGTAATGGAGTCCGGCGATGCCGCACCTTCCACGCCGATTGGTATTAATCTCCCCAATGCCAACTGGATCCGCGCAGCACATGGCTCAAAATCAGTAAACCTTGCCAATATCGTCAGCGCGTATGACGAAGCTTCCAAAGGCAGCGGATTCCTTAAGGAGTTTGCTTATTCAGAAGAAGAAATCGAAAATGCCCGCAAGTATGGCTCCTATGCAGATATTCTCCACACAGATATGCATGAGGTAATTGGTCATGCTTCCGGTAAGATTGAGCCGGGTGTTGGTACTCCCAAAGAGACACTCCGCGGTTATGCCTCTACACTTGAGGAAGGAAGAGCAGATTTGGTCGCACTTTATTATATCTATGACCAAAAACTCATAGACATGGGACTGATGGAATCTATGGAGGTTGGCAAAACTGCCTATGATGACTATATCCTCAACGGTATGATGACTCAGCTTACCCGCCTCAAACTCGGCGATAATATTGAAGAAGCGCATATGCGCAACCGGGCATGGATTTCCCACTGGGCATTTGAAAAGGGACAGCCGGACAATGTGATTGAAAAAGTAACCCGTGATGGTAAAACCTATTTCAAAATCAACGATTATGACAAACTCCACGACATTTTTGGTCAGCTGCTTCGTGAAGTTCAAAGAATCAAGTCTCAGGGCGATTTTGAAGCAGCCAAAGCACTGGTCGAAAATTATGGGGTGAAAGTAGATCCTGTATTGCATGCAGAAGTGCTGGAAAGATATAAAAGTCTGAAATCTGCACCTTATTCGGGTTTTATTCAGCCAAAACTGGTGCCGGTAATGAATGGAGACGAAATCACCGACGTCCTGATAGAGTATCCTTCAGACTTTACAGAACAAATGCTGTATTACGGAGACCGGTATTCTTTTCTCCCCAACATCAACTAA